The DNA region ATAGATCTCAATAATAATGATTATCTAAAGTCGAGGTTCAATGAGTTCAATAAACGGTATTTCAATAACCAGCTCAAGGTACATTCAATTGAATATGTTACAAACCAGAATACACGTAGCGGCAGCTGTACTCCTGTGAATGGTACAATCCGTCTGTCTCATAAACTGGCTGATATGCCAAAATGGGTACTGGATTACGTGATCATACACGAGATGGCCCATCTGGTGCATCCGGATCATTCAAAAAAGTTCTGGCAGAAGGTCAATGAATACAGGTATACAGAACGTGCCAGAGGGTTTTTGATATGCAAAGGGTTGGAAGACGGATCTAATTAAAATACCATATAAAAACATTGAATAATGTAACAGACAAAACAAGAGGATACCTATGAACAACCATCCCACACACCTGCTACGCCAGACATCATCAACCAAGTTGAAAGATAAGACCATTGTACTGGCGGTCACTGGCAGCATCGCAGCTGTCAGAACAGTGGAGCTTGCCCGGGAATTGATACGACACGGAGCAAGGGTAAAAGCAGTGATGAGTGGCGCAGCAGCAGGAATTATACATCCGGATGCACTTCATTATGCTACAGGTGAGCCTGTGATCACAAGAATTACCGGGGCTGTGGAACATGTGGAATACTGCGGTGAAGGTGGTACAGCCGACCTGCTGTTAATAGCTCCGTGTACAGCAAATACTATCAGCAAGATGGCATTGGGAATTGATGATACACCTTCCACTACATTTGCAGCCACAGCTTTGGGAAGTGATATTCCCATAGTAGTGGTTCCGGCCATGCATGGGACCATGTTCAAACACCCGGCCATTGTAGAGAATATAAAGAAATTGAAGGGAATGGGAGTACATTTTATTGGGCCGGTAATTGAAGAAAAGATTGCCAAGATCAGTACCAATGAAGAAATTGTATTGTGTACCCAGCGGATTCTGGGGGATAACAGCCTGAAAGATAAACGGGTGATCATAA from Methanosarcinales archaeon includes:
- a CDS encoding M48 family metallopeptidase, whose translation is MTGHELVVEVVRSTRRKKTIQARVVGEKLVVYLPIGLSKKEESEWIEKMRDKVTKKRLRIDLNNNDYLKSRFNEFNKRYFNNQLKVHSIEYVTNQNTRSGSCTPVNGTIRLSHKLADMPKWVLDYVIIHEMAHLVHPDHSKKFWQKVNEYRYTERARGFLICKGLEDGSN